The proteins below are encoded in one region of Sesamum indicum cultivar Zhongzhi No. 13 unplaced genomic scaffold, S_indicum_v1.0 scaffold00166, whole genome shotgun sequence:
- the LOC105179561 gene encoding uncharacterized protein LOC105179561, with the protein MTHPLLHSRSFSRRLRHPKPVNLLRLRHNSRNRSTVRHQLLVKEPVPSINKAYSIIQSVEKQKRVQIKITEVQSITLHIMQETRPERKKIGTDKRSLYCTHCQRIGHNQSTCFKLYGTPDLYKQLTNKKKKEGSGNRGFAVQVINEKGNLAQTSTKEELLQDLLALMRNTMQPPAQGNLAHIDDFAGINQVLNVSEHTSLSSWIKDTGATKHICGSTCTLDNLFPLTHPTFVHLPDGTSIDLNVIRRFVHTTCSVLLNSDSVLWHKRLGHPSLIEPKTYLQACKDANWVDAMNQELVALAANKTWTLTPLPPGKRPIESRWVTN; encoded by the exons ATGACCCATCCCCTCCTCCATAGCCGGTCGTTTTCCAGACGTTTAAGGCACCCCAAACCCGTCAATCTGCTGCGACTACGACACAACAGCAGAAATCGCAGCACTGTACGACATCAATTGCTGGTCAAGGAGCCGGTTCCTTCCATTAACAAGGCCTACTCCATCATACAAAGTGTGGAGAAGCAGAAAAGGGTCCAGATCAAGATAACAGAGGTTCAAAGCATAACCTTACATATAATGCAGGAAACGAGACCTGAGAGGAAGAAAATTGGTACTGATAAGCGATCACTGTACTGCACGCATTGTCAGCGAATCGGGCACAATCAAAGCACCTGTTTTAAGTTGTATGGGACACCTGACTTGTACAAACAGctcacaaataaaaagaagaaggagGGAAGCGGCAACAGAGGTTTTGCCGTGCAGGTCATAAATGAGAAGGGCAATCTGGCACAGACGAGCACGAAAGAGGAACTACTTCAGGATCTGCTTGCATTGATGCGAAATACCATGCAGCCTCCTGCACAAGGCAACCTAGCACACATTGATGACTTTGCAGGTATAAATCAAGTTCTTAATGTTTCTGAGCATACCTCTTTGTCCTCTTGGATCAAAGATACGGGGGCAACTAAACATATATGTGGCAGTACTTGCACTCTTGATAATCTCTTTCCTCTCACTCATCCGACCTTTGTCCACTTACCAGATGGGACCTCCATCGATCTTAATGTCATTCGTCGTTTTGTTCACACTACTTGCTCTGTATTACTCAATAGTGATAGCGTTTTGTGGCACAAAAGGTTGGGTCATCCGTCACTCATT GAGCCAAAGACTTATCTTCAGGCGTGCAAGGATGCGAACTGGGTGGATGCCATGAACCAGGAGCTTGTGGCCTTGGCTGCTAACAAAACATGGACTCTTACACCATTACCTCCGGGGAAGCGACCTATCGAGTCGCGCTGGGTTACAAATTAA
- the LOC110011350 gene encoding uncharacterized protein LOC110011350, producing MSNDIQKQYDRLDHVLPIMLHMKEVYAIPNRHIIYATTKVFSGTKMTEESSVQSHRAKMLSLVEKLEDLKVGLHNDTYIDVILQSLPLSYDPFIINYNMNGLDKSIHQLINMLVQYEAMTHKSMSAVLVGEASTSKAKGKRVERWKRKNGKGKAVAITI from the coding sequence ATGTctaatgacatccaaaagcaatatgatagacTGGATCATGTTCTCCCGATAATGCTCCAcatgaaggaagtttatgCAATTCCTAATAGGCATATTATATATGCCACCACAAAAGTATTCTCCGGGACCAAGATGACCGAAGAATCATCTGTACAAAGTCACAGGGctaagatgctatccctagtgGAGAAGCTCGAAGACCTCAAAGTTGGGCTTCACAATGACACgtacattgacgtgatccttCAGTCGCTTCCTCTGTCCTACGACccgtttattattaactacaacatgaacggACTTGACAAGTCTATTCatcagttaattaatatgttggtccaaTATGAGGCCATGACCCACAAGTCTATGTCGGCGGTATTGgtaggagaggcttcaacctccaaaGCAAAAGGCAAGAGGGTCGAACGGTGGAAGAGGAAAAATGGCAAGGGAAAAGCTGTCGCAATCACTATTTGA